The Armatimonadota bacterium genomic interval GCCCCGGTCCGGCCCGGACAAGGTCCGCCGTGCCGCCGTCCGCGAGCGGCTGCGAGGGGCCGCAGCGGAGTGAGCACGGGCTGCGACCGCCCTGAAGCTCTGGCAGCGGGTTATCGGGTTTCAGAACGAAGCGCCGAGAGCGCCGTACAACCGGGTGCGGCCCGTATGGTAGACTGGAAATGTAGTTCACACCGCATCTTCCCCTGAAAGGAGCCGGAAATGGCCGACATCGTGCGGACAGCGAATGCCTTGTGGCGCGGAGACCTGCGCGGCGGGACTGGATCGGCTTCGACCCAGAGCGGGGCCGTCCGCGACGTCACGATCACCTATCCTTCGCGCTTCGAGGCGGCTGAAGGCAGCAACCCCGAAGAACTGGTCGCCGCGGCCCACGCCGCCTGCTTCAGCATGTCGCTCGCCGGACGCCTCGCCCGCGAGGGCATGTCGCCGGAGGAGATCCGGACGCGCGCCGCGGTGACCCTCTCCAAGACCGAGACGGGGTTCGCGATCACCCGCATCCACCTGGAAACCGAGGCGCGCGTGCCGGGCGCCGACGCGGAGAAGTTCCGGGCCGCCGCCGAGGCCGCCAAGGACGGCTGTCCCATTTCGGTCTTGCTGCGACCGGGCCTCCAGTCTCTGACACTGGACGCCCGATTGGTCTCCTGATCGCCGCCGCCTACGGTTTGACCGGCGCACAGCCCGGAAATACAATGACTGTAGACGTTGTTGACTGCAAAGATCAACAAATACCGTCGGGAGTGGTGCATGAGCCAGCGTGAGCCGGAACTGGTGATCCGCAACCTGCGGGCCAAGGTCGAAGAACTCGACCGCGAGATCCTCAAGGGCGTGAACCTGGAGGTCCGCAAGGGCGAGATCCACGCGATTATGGGACCTAACGGGTCCGGGAAGTCGACCCTGGCCAACGTGCTGATGGGCAACCCCTTCTACGTCATCACGGGCGGCGAGGTGCTCTACAAAGGCCAGGACCTGCTGGAGATGACCCCGGACGAGCGCGCCCGCCAGGGGCTGTTCATCGCGTTCCAGTACCCGGTGAGCATCCCCGGGGTCAACTTCGCGTCGTTCCTGCGGACCGCGCTGTCGGCCCGGCGGGGCTACGAGAACGAGCTGATCCCGGTCTCGGAATTCCAGAAGGTCCTGCGGGAGAAGCTCGAGCTGCTGAAGATGGATCCGAGCATCGTCGGCCGCTACGTCAACGAGGGGTTCAGCGGCGGCGAGAAGAAGCGCGCCGAGATCCTGCAGATGGCGGTCATGGAGCCCGAGATGGCGATCATGGACGAGACCGACTCGGGGTTGGACATCGACGCGGTCAAGGTCGTCTCCGACAACGTCAACAAGCTGTTCGAGAAGGCGGGCGGGGAGATGGGCATCGTGCTCATCACCCACTACTCGCGCATCCTGCACCACATTCGTCCGCACCACGTGCACGTCATGCTCGACGGACGGATCGTGATCTCCGGCGGGTTCGAACTCGCCGAGGAGCTCGAGCGGACCGGATACGAAGGGCTGCAGGCCCAGTTCGCGGAGGTCGTGGCGCAGACCCCCTCCGACCAGCCCGTGCGGCGCGCGGGCAAGGTGTTCTGGGTGACGCACTGAGCGGGCAGCTGACGGGAGGGTTCCGATGGCCGTAACGAATCCACTGGGAATCAACCTCGACGAATACAAGTGGGGTTTTCGCAAGCCCGAGGACTACGTCTACAAGTCCCGTAAGGGGCTGTCGCGCGATGTCGTCGAGGAGATCTCCTACATCAAGGGTGAGCCGGACTGGATGCGCGCCTTCCGCCTGCACAGCCTGGAGGTCTTTTGGAGCAAGCCGATGCCGAAGTGGGGCGCGGACCTGTCCGCGATCGACTTCGACAACATCTACTACTACATCAAGCCGACCGAGAAGCAGGCGCGCAGCTGGGAAGACCTGCCGCCGGAGATCAAGGACACCTACGACCGGCTGGGCATCCCCGAGGCGGAGCGCAAGTTCCTGGCGGGCGTGGGGGCGCAGTACGAGAGCGAGGTCGTCTACCACAATTTGAAGGAAGAGTGGGAGAAGCAGGGCGTCATCTTCCTGGACATGGATGGGGGGCTGCGCGAGCATCCGGACATCGTGCAGCAGTACTTCGGGACCGTGGTCCCGCCCGAGGACAACAAGTTCGCGGCCCTCAACTCCGCGGTGTGGTCGGGAGGCTCGTTCGTCTACGTGCCCAAGGGGGTGCGCGTGGACATCCCGCTGCAGGCGTACTTCCGGATCAACGCCGAGAACATGGGACAGTTCGAGCGAACCCTGATCATCGTCGAGGACGGGGCCTACGTCCACTACGTGGAGGGATGCACGGCTCCGATCTACACCACGGACTCGCTGCACAGCGCGGTGGTGGAGATCGTCGTGAAGGAGGGCGGGCGCTGTCGGTACACGACGATCCAGAACTGGTCGAAGAACGTCTACAACCTCGTGACCAAGCGTGCGGTGGCCTACCGCGACGCGACGATGGAGTGGGTCGACGGGAATCTGGGCTCCAAGATCACGATGAAGTATCCGAGCGTCTACATGGTCGAGCCGGGGGCCAAGGCCGAGATCCTCTCGGTGGCGTTCGCCGGCGCCGGCCAGCACCAGGACCCCGGTGGCAAGGTGATCCACGCCGCGCCGTACACGCAGTCCTCGGTCGTCAGCAAGTCGATCAGCAAGGACGGCGGCCGCGCTGGCTACCGCGGTCTGGTGAAGGTCTATAAAGGCGCGCACGGCAGCAAGTGCGCGGTGCGGTGCGACGCGCTGATCCTCGACGAACGGTCGCGGTCGGACACGTACCCAACAATGGAGATCGACGAGGAAGACGTGCAGATCACGCACGAGGCGACGGTGTCCAAGGTCAGCGACGAGCAGCTGTTCTACCTGATGAGCCGCGGGATCAAGGAGGACGAGGCGATGAACATGATCGTCCGCGGCTTCATCGAACCGATCGCCAAGGAACTCCCGCTGGAGTACGCGGTCGAGCTCAACCGGTTGATCGCCCTCGAGATGGAGGGCTCGGTCGGATAACCCGCCCGCAGTGCGCATGCGGGCGCCGGCCTCTGACGGTCTACCGGGGCAGGGCCGTGTCGCCCTGCCCCGTTTGATGACGCGCGATGGAGGCACAACGTTGGGTGACGGTGCGAAGCTGCAGACTCCTGTGGCGTTCGACGAGACGGCGCTGCGACAGCTGGCGGCCATGTGGCGTGAGCCCGACTGGATGACGGAATCGCGGCTGGCGGCGCTGGCGGCGTTCGAGCGGCTGCCTTTGCCGGAGCCGACCGACGAAGCCTGGAGGAGGACGCCTCCCAACGACCTGTCGTGGGAGGGCCTGCATCCGGTTCTGGAGGAAGCCCAAGACAGCGAGCTTCCCCGGGCCGTGCGGGCGGCGCTCGATGCGGAGCCTGCTCGGTCGGGTGTGGTGGTGAACCGCAACGGCGCACCGGTGCTCGCGTACGTGGACGACGACCTGCGCCGCGGGGGTGTGATCTTCACCGACCTGCGCTCCGCTCTCCGGGACTGCGCCGATCGGGTGCGGCCGCACCTGGGGCGCATCGTCCGCGCCGAGGAGAGCAAGTTCGCCGCCCACCACGCAGCGTTTTTGAGCGGCGGTCTCTTCGTGTACGTCCCGCGGGGGGTCGAAGTGGATCGGCCCCTGGTGGCGGCCGAGTGGATCGACGCCCAGCGCGCCGCGGTGTTCCCTCACGTGCTGATCGTCGCCGAACCCCAAAGCCGCCTTACGGTCGTGCAGCGCTGGTTGTCGACCGGTCCTGGCGAGGCGCTGGTCAACGCCGCGGTCGAGGTCGTCTGTGGGGAGGGGGCGCAGGTCCGCTACGTGAGCCTGCAGGAGCTGGGGCACGGCGTGCGCGAGCTGGTCACTTGGCGCGCGCGCATCGGACGGGACGCAGTCCTGCGCAGCCTGGTCGCGGGTTTCGGCGCACGGCTATCGAAGGTCTTCGTGGAGTCCTACCTGAGCGAGTCCGGGGGATCGTCGGAGATGCTCGGCCTGTTCTTCGCCGATGACGCGCAACACTACGACGCGCACACGCTGCAAGAGCACCTGGCGCCCCACACGACGAGCGACCTGCTCTACAAGAACGCGCTGCTCCAAACCGCCCGGACCGTGTTCGCCGGTATGATCCGCGTGCACCCCGGCGGGCAACGGACCAACGCGTTCCAGTCCAACCGGAACCTGCTGCTCTCGCGCGACGCCAAGGCCGACAGCAAGCCGGAACTGGAGATCATGGCCAATGACCTGCGGTGCACGCACGGGTCGGCCGTCTCCCGGCTGGAAGAGCAGCACCTGTTCTACCTGCAGACGCGGGGCCTCAGCCGGCGCCAGGCGGTCCACATGATCGTTGAGGGGTTCTTCGCGGAGGTCTTGGACCGCCTCCCTCTGGAGGGGGTCCGGCAGGCGATCGAGCAGCGCGTCGCCGAGAAGATGGGCGCCCAGGCGCCGTTGGGACGCGCGGCGGCGCTTGGGGGCCTGCTGGAGGAGGCGTCGTAGACGAGATGAGCGACTACGTACGGGTCGGCAGGGCGGACGAGATCCCCAACAACCGCGGAAAGGCCTTCGAGGTCGCCGGGCGGCGGATCGCGGTGTACAACCTCAACGGCAGTTTCTACGCGATCGACGACACGTGTACGCACGAGGAGGCGTCGCTCGCGGCAGGGCCGGTCATGGGAGAGATGGCGGTGTGCCCGCGGCACGGTTCCCGCTTCCACATCCCGACCGGGCAGGTCCGCTCCCTGCCAGCCGTGCACAACGTAGCGGTCTACGAGGTCCGGGTGGAAGGCGACGAGGTGTACGTGAACCCGACGCCGAAGGTGCGGACGGGGCGCATCCACGGGTGACGGCCCCGCGCCCGGCGGGAGGCGGTGAGCACGATGGC includes:
- a CDS encoding OsmC family peroxiredoxin, encoding MADIVRTANALWRGDLRGGTGSASTQSGAVRDVTITYPSRFEAAEGSNPEELVAAAHAACFSMSLAGRLAREGMSPEEIRTRAAVTLSKTETGFAITRIHLETEARVPGADAEKFRAAAEAAKDGCPISVLLRPGLQSLTLDARLVS
- the sufD gene encoding Fe-S cluster assembly protein SufD, with product MGDGAKLQTPVAFDETALRQLAAMWREPDWMTESRLAALAAFERLPLPEPTDEAWRRTPPNDLSWEGLHPVLEEAQDSELPRAVRAALDAEPARSGVVVNRNGAPVLAYVDDDLRRGGVIFTDLRSALRDCADRVRPHLGRIVRAEESKFAAHHAAFLSGGLFVYVPRGVEVDRPLVAAEWIDAQRAAVFPHVLIVAEPQSRLTVVQRWLSTGPGEALVNAAVEVVCGEGAQVRYVSLQELGHGVRELVTWRARIGRDAVLRSLVAGFGARLSKVFVESYLSESGGSSEMLGLFFADDAQHYDAHTLQEHLAPHTTSDLLYKNALLQTARTVFAGMIRVHPGGQRTNAFQSNRNLLLSRDAKADSKPELEIMANDLRCTHGSAVSRLEEQHLFYLQTRGLSRRQAVHMIVEGFFAEVLDRLPLEGVRQAIEQRVAEKMGAQAPLGRAAALGGLLEEAS
- a CDS encoding non-heme iron oxygenase ferredoxin subunit, with protein sequence MSDYVRVGRADEIPNNRGKAFEVAGRRIAVYNLNGSFYAIDDTCTHEEASLAAGPVMGEMAVCPRHGSRFHIPTGQVRSLPAVHNVAVYEVRVEGDEVYVNPTPKVRTGRIHG
- the sufC gene encoding Fe-S cluster assembly ATPase SufC, with amino-acid sequence MSQREPELVIRNLRAKVEELDREILKGVNLEVRKGEIHAIMGPNGSGKSTLANVLMGNPFYVITGGEVLYKGQDLLEMTPDERARQGLFIAFQYPVSIPGVNFASFLRTALSARRGYENELIPVSEFQKVLREKLELLKMDPSIVGRYVNEGFSGGEKKRAEILQMAVMEPEMAIMDETDSGLDIDAVKVVSDNVNKLFEKAGGEMGIVLITHYSRILHHIRPHHVHVMLDGRIVISGGFELAEELERTGYEGLQAQFAEVVAQTPSDQPVRRAGKVFWVTH
- the sufB gene encoding Fe-S cluster assembly protein SufB, which gives rise to MAVTNPLGINLDEYKWGFRKPEDYVYKSRKGLSRDVVEEISYIKGEPDWMRAFRLHSLEVFWSKPMPKWGADLSAIDFDNIYYYIKPTEKQARSWEDLPPEIKDTYDRLGIPEAERKFLAGVGAQYESEVVYHNLKEEWEKQGVIFLDMDGGLREHPDIVQQYFGTVVPPEDNKFAALNSAVWSGGSFVYVPKGVRVDIPLQAYFRINAENMGQFERTLIIVEDGAYVHYVEGCTAPIYTTDSLHSAVVEIVVKEGGRCRYTTIQNWSKNVYNLVTKRAVAYRDATMEWVDGNLGSKITMKYPSVYMVEPGAKAEILSVAFAGAGQHQDPGGKVIHAAPYTQSSVVSKSISKDGGRAGYRGLVKVYKGAHGSKCAVRCDALILDERSRSDTYPTMEIDEEDVQITHEATVSKVSDEQLFYLMSRGIKEDEAMNMIVRGFIEPIAKELPLEYAVELNRLIALEMEGSVG